One window from the genome of Salvia miltiorrhiza cultivar Shanhuang (shh) chromosome 7, IMPLAD_Smil_shh, whole genome shotgun sequence encodes:
- the LOC130991254 gene encoding 1-aminocyclopropane-1-carboxylate oxidase homolog 1-like gives MAGAINFSEANHQNERSEMLKAFDATKSGVKGLIGSGLSKIPQIFARSSDELAHELTHNKTAQAEVPLIDLTGICDPERRDRIVEEVRIASETWGFFQVTNHGIPQIIIDEMIDGVNKFNDMAAEEKEKYYTRDLRRRVRFNTNFDLFNSKTANWRDTLGISFAADGIPSDELPAPCREIALNYSKHVVILGEILLELLSEALGLKPDYLKSMKCANGHLMNCHYYPACPEPELAVGTAKHSDIGFITILAQNEIDGLQVMYRDQWIDVHPLRGGLIVNNGDLLQVLSNGKFISNKHRVVANNIGPRISVACFFSGPLLNGEGMCYGPIEELLSEENPPKYREIVFGEYVLKFTKIGLDQYLGLDYYKL, from the exons ATGGCCGGAGCAATCAATTTCTCAGAAGCCAACCACCAAAATGAAAGATCGGAAATGCTGAAAGCCTTCGACGCAACAAAATCCGGTGTGAAAGGCCTAATCGGCTCGGGATTATCGAAAATACCTCAAATATTCGCACGATCATCAGACGAGCTTGCTCACGAGCTAACGCACAACAAAACTGCTCAAGCCGAAGTTCCTCTCATCGATCTAACTGGCATTTGTGATCCCGAGAGGCGAGATCGGATCGTGGAAGAAGTGAGAATCGCCTCAGAAACGTGGGGGTTTTTCCAGGTGACGAATCACGGGATTCCTCAAATAATAATCGACGAAATGATCGACGGCGTCAACAAGTTCAACGACATGGCCGCCGAGGAGAAGGAGAAGTATTACACGCGCGATCTGAGAAGAAGAGTGAGATTCAACACCAATTTCGATCTCTTCAATTCGAAAACTGCTAATTGGAGGGATACCTTAGGCATTTCATTCGCAGCAGACGGAATTCCCAGCGATGAACTGCCAGCTCCTTGCAG AGAAATCGCGTTGAATTACTCGAAGCACGTTGTGATTTTGGGGGAAATCCTGCTGGAGCTGCTCTCGGAGGCTTTGGGGCTGAAACCGGATTATCTGAAAAGCATGAAATGCGCGAATGGGCATTTGATGAACTGTCACTATTATCCGGCGTGCCCTGAGCCGGAATTGGCCGTCGGAACTGCAAAGCATTCTGATATCGGATTCATCACAATTCTTGCGCAGAACGAAATCGATGGCCTCCAAGTTATGTATCGAGATCAATGGATCGACGTCCATCCCCTTCGCGGAGGTTTGATTGTAAACAATGGGGATCTTCTTCAG GTGTTGTCAAATGGGAAATTCATAAGCAATAAACATAGAGTGGTGGCTAATAATATTGGACCTCGAATTTCTGTGGCTTGCTTTTTCTCGGGCCCACTTCTTAATGGTGAAGGTATGTGTTATGGTCCCATTGAAGAGCTTCTATCAGAAGAAAATCCTCCCAAATATAGAGAGATCGTCTTTGGTGAATATGTGCTTAAGTTTACTAAGATTGGGCTGGATCAGTATCTTGGTCTTGATTATTACAAGCTCTGA